A portion of the Adhaeribacter radiodurans genome contains these proteins:
- a CDS encoding exonuclease SbcCD subunit D C-terminal domain-containing protein, with protein sequence MKILHTSDWHLGKRLEQCERTDEHQHFLDWLLTFIRDQQIEVLLIAGDVFDTGSPSNAALKQYYDFLWALRATHCREVVIIGGNHDSVATLNAPQSLLKYFSVHVVGGVPAEFTEQIISIKNDAGSTELVICAVPFLRDKDVRLSVPGETHEERETRLKQGICAHYQQLVNHIAPYKQQQIPVIAMGHLFAAGGSTSESEKEIHVGNLGQICGDQFPEEFDYIALGHLHRPQIVNKMAHIRYSGSPIPLSFSEVEDSKLVLVLDFVAGKLTNLTEVEVPCCRKLIRLKGDLDEVKRRIISLNDTNSLYPAWVEVQVETENFIPDLDYQLTQITEDLPHVERVFTRQIRLKSPIALHEDSFDELVNLQELDPKEVFQKKCTSIYPEADFSDLLATFDELLEKMGQAD encoded by the coding sequence ATGAAAATTTTACATACATCGGATTGGCACTTAGGTAAACGGCTGGAACAATGCGAACGAACGGATGAACACCAGCATTTTTTGGATTGGCTCCTTACCTTTATCCGCGATCAGCAAATAGAAGTATTACTTATTGCCGGCGATGTATTTGATACAGGATCCCCTTCTAACGCGGCATTAAAACAATATTATGATTTCTTGTGGGCTTTACGCGCTACCCATTGCCGCGAAGTAGTAATAATCGGCGGTAATCACGATTCGGTTGCTACGTTAAATGCTCCTCAATCTCTTTTAAAATATTTTAGTGTGCACGTTGTAGGAGGCGTACCGGCGGAGTTTACCGAACAGATTATCTCAATCAAAAACGATGCTGGTTCAACGGAATTAGTAATTTGTGCGGTTCCGTTTTTACGCGATAAAGATGTGCGGCTTTCCGTTCCCGGCGAAACCCACGAGGAGCGGGAAACACGCCTTAAACAAGGAATTTGTGCGCACTACCAACAATTAGTAAATCACATTGCACCCTATAAGCAACAGCAAATTCCAGTAATTGCCATGGGGCATTTATTTGCCGCAGGCGGCAGCACCTCAGAAAGTGAAAAAGAAATTCATGTGGGTAACCTGGGCCAGATTTGCGGCGATCAGTTTCCGGAAGAGTTTGATTATATTGCTTTAGGGCACTTGCACCGGCCGCAGATAGTGAATAAGATGGCGCATATCCGTTATAGCGGCTCTCCTATTCCCCTTTCCTTTAGCGAAGTGGAAGACTCTAAATTAGTGCTCGTACTCGATTTTGTTGCTGGGAAATTAACTAATCTTACTGAAGTAGAAGTGCCTTGCTGCCGCAAACTTATTCGTTTAAAAGGTGATTTAGACGAGGTAAAACGCCGGATTATTTCATTAAACGATACTAATTCTTTATACCCAGCCTGGGTGGAAGTACAGGTAGAGACCGAAAACTTTATTCCTGACTTAGATTACCAGTTAACGCAAATCACAGAAGACTTACCGCACGTGGAGCGCGTTTTCACCCGGCAAATTCGCCTGAAATCTCCTATTGCCTTACACGAAGATTCGTTTGATGAATTAGTAAATTTGCAAGAACTAGACCCGAAAGAAGTATTCCAAAAAAAATGCACTTCTATATACCCTGAGGCTGACTTCTCGGATTTACTGGCTACTTTCGACGAGTTGCTGGAAAAGATGGGGCAAGCAGATTAA
- a CDS encoding alpha/beta hydrolase family protein has protein sequence MKKNRREFLKITGFAGISVAGAGILPAFAKEKNNTIIPNTEIDEKDQSIIGLYGAWANSLNANKLPSFSFRSQKWPDLEKWRKAAKDQVVERLAIPDIGGLPKVTIKKQYNYDGLHMEELSWQLPYGRPTEAILLKPQNAKGRLPGILALHDHAANKYFGCYKITRTSDNQHPLMKYHQEHYYSGIAWANEIAKRGYVVLVADAFAFASRRVMLQDVPSRQRNGLTDADLANSEGIASYNTWAADHEHIMAKSLFCAGTTWPGVFYAEDRKALDILCARADVDANKVGCGGLSGGGLRTVFLAGLDPRIKCAVDVGFMSTWKDFLLNKSYTHTWMTYVPLLPNELDFPDILSLRAPLPTLVLNDSDDQLYTLPEMNQAEKVLAEVYKKAGAENRFKCSYYPGYHKFDDKMQKEAFNWFDQWLKV, from the coding sequence ATGAAAAAAAATCGCAGGGAATTTTTAAAAATTACGGGTTTTGCAGGTATAAGTGTTGCGGGGGCAGGTATCTTGCCAGCATTTGCTAAAGAAAAAAATAATACCATTATCCCTAATACCGAAATAGATGAAAAGGATCAAAGTATTATTGGCTTATACGGTGCCTGGGCAAATTCTTTAAACGCAAACAAATTGCCTTCCTTTTCTTTTAGAAGCCAAAAATGGCCGGATTTAGAAAAATGGCGAAAAGCAGCGAAAGACCAGGTAGTAGAACGATTAGCTATTCCGGATATTGGCGGATTACCAAAAGTAACAATAAAGAAGCAGTACAACTATGACGGTTTACATATGGAAGAACTTAGTTGGCAATTACCTTATGGCCGCCCAACGGAAGCTATTTTGTTGAAACCGCAGAACGCGAAAGGCCGTCTGCCAGGTATCCTTGCTTTACACGATCATGCCGCAAACAAATATTTTGGTTGTTATAAAATCACTCGGACTTCGGATAATCAACATCCGTTGATGAAATACCACCAGGAACACTACTACAGCGGTATTGCCTGGGCGAATGAAATAGCCAAACGCGGGTATGTGGTTTTGGTTGCTGATGCCTTTGCGTTTGCCAGCCGCCGGGTAATGCTACAAGATGTCCCGTCCCGGCAGCGGAATGGTTTAACGGATGCCGACCTGGCAAATTCGGAAGGTATAGCCAGTTATAACACTTGGGCCGCCGACCACGAACATATAATGGCCAAATCTTTATTTTGCGCCGGCACCACTTGGCCCGGAGTATTTTATGCCGAGGACCGGAAAGCGCTGGACATTTTGTGTGCCCGGGCAGATGTGGATGCTAATAAAGTAGGCTGCGGAGGACTTTCGGGAGGAGGCCTTAGAACTGTTTTTTTGGCTGGCCTTGATCCAAGAATCAAGTGTGCGGTTGATGTTGGCTTTATGAGTACCTGGAAAGATTTCCTCCTTAATAAATCCTATACGCATACCTGGATGACGTATGTTCCTTTACTGCCAAATGAATTAGATTTTCCGGATATATTAAGTTTAAGGGCCCCACTGCCAACTCTTGTTTTAAATGATAGCGATGACCAATTGTATACTTTGCCAGAAATGAACCAGGCAGAAAAAGTATTAGCGGAGGTATATAAGAAAGCAGGAGCGGAAAACCGTTTTAAGTGCTCTTATTACCCGGGATATCATAAGTTTGATGACAAAATGCAGAAAGAAGCTTTTAATTGGTTTGACCAATGGTTGAAAGTATAA
- a CDS encoding outer membrane protein assembly factor BamD produces MTRSSYIAVLFAFFTLVLSACSDYNKILKSTSAEKKYEAALKYYEKQDYYRASTLLEELIPVLKGRPEAEKAQFYFAYTQFYQRSYPLSAFHFKSFYDTYPRSEYAEEALFMHAKSLYRDSPTFNLDQTSTYTAIEAIQDFLNRYPASKMKEEADKMYQELSAKVERKAFESARIYASMRYYQAAVTAFNNFQRNFPSSNYNEEALYLKLEAQYNLAERSVTEKQRERYFETVAYYQDLVDKFPKSKYLKDAENFYDKSLKQLEKLKEPANKEANTASK; encoded by the coding sequence ATGACCAGAAGCTCTTACATAGCAGTTTTATTTGCTTTTTTTACGTTGGTATTAAGTGCCTGCAGCGATTATAATAAAATCCTGAAAAGTACCAGCGCCGAAAAAAAATACGAAGCTGCTTTAAAATATTACGAAAAGCAGGATTACTACCGGGCTAGTACTTTGCTCGAAGAATTGATTCCTGTGTTAAAAGGTAGACCAGAAGCGGAAAAGGCGCAGTTTTATTTTGCTTATACGCAATTCTACCAACGTTCTTACCCGCTGAGTGCGTTTCATTTTAAATCTTTTTACGATACGTACCCACGCAGTGAGTATGCCGAAGAAGCACTTTTTATGCACGCTAAATCGTTATACCGCGATTCTCCTACTTTTAATCTCGACCAGACCAGCACCTATACGGCCATCGAAGCTATTCAGGATTTTTTGAACCGTTATCCGGCTAGTAAAATGAAAGAAGAAGCGGATAAAATGTATCAGGAATTATCGGCGAAGGTAGAACGCAAAGCTTTTGAAAGTGCCCGGATTTATGCTTCTATGCGGTATTACCAGGCAGCCGTTACTGCATTCAATAATTTTCAGCGTAATTTTCCTTCTTCAAATTATAACGAAGAGGCTTTGTACCTGAAATTGGAAGCTCAATACAATCTGGCGGAGCGCAGCGTAACAGAAAAACAGCGCGAACGTTATTTTGAAACGGTAGCGTATTATCAGGATTTAGTAGATAAATTTCCAAAAAGTAAATACCTGAAAGACGCCGAAAACTTTTACGATAAAAGCTTAAAACAACTCGAGAAACTGAAAGAACCCGCTAATAAAGAAGCGAATACAGCTAGTAAGTAG
- the agaR gene encoding transcriptional repressor AgaR, which produces MFETIIPESLQSFLSPMKSNETKSTVSRRMIILSQLEKNGEVNINDLSLALGVSTVTIRNDLEQLEKKNMLLRARGGAMKISHDHVSLDFPLSDKQKKHLLEKREIGKKATELIEERNTIILDSGSTTFEIAKNLGKFEELTVITNAINVANYLAEQRNITVIVPGGTLRNNSLSLVGNLAEKGFKNYFCDKLFLGVDGFDTSYGLSTPNVEEAHLNQIMIEMSQKVIVVADSSKFGRRGFAFIAPITRIHALITDSGIPPEEKNKLMGMGIEVLIA; this is translated from the coding sequence ATGTTTGAAACCATTATTCCCGAGAGTTTACAGTCATTTTTGAGCCCTATGAAGAGTAACGAAACAAAGTCCACGGTCAGCAGACGGATGATAATACTAAGTCAGCTTGAAAAGAACGGGGAGGTCAATATCAATGACCTTAGTTTAGCGCTTGGGGTGAGTACAGTGACCATTCGGAATGATCTGGAGCAACTGGAAAAGAAAAATATGCTGTTGCGCGCTAGGGGCGGGGCAATGAAGATTTCGCATGACCATGTCAGTCTTGATTTTCCGTTGTCGGATAAACAAAAGAAACACCTTCTTGAAAAAAGGGAGATTGGCAAGAAAGCAACGGAGCTTATAGAAGAGCGCAATACAATCATTCTGGATTCCGGATCAACCACTTTTGAAATTGCGAAGAACCTTGGAAAATTTGAGGAGTTAACCGTTATTACTAACGCCATTAATGTCGCCAACTACCTGGCTGAGCAAAGAAATATCACCGTGATCGTGCCTGGCGGCACTCTCCGTAATAACTCTCTTTCTTTGGTAGGCAACCTCGCGGAAAAAGGATTCAAGAATTATTTCTGCGATAAACTCTTCCTCGGTGTAGATGGATTTGATACCAGTTATGGTTTATCAACGCCCAACGTGGAAGAAGCTCACCTGAATCAGATCATGATAGAAATGTCACAAAAAGTTATTGTGGTGGCAGATTCTAGCAAATTCGGGCGTCGGGGCTTTGCCTTTATTGCCCCCATTACCCGCATCCATGCCCTGATTACTGACAGCGGTATCCCTCCGGAAGAAAAAAATAAATTGATGGGCATGGGGATAGAGGTGCTAATCGCATAA
- the tilS gene encoding tRNA lysidine(34) synthetase TilS — MVQKVLAFVQQQQLFAPDQKIIAAVSGGIDSVVMCDILAELKVNFAIAHCNFGLRAEESETDELFVKKLAKKYDVPFYSEQFNTKAFAAQEKISTQMAARTLRYTWFEKLRQQHNYDFIAVAHHQNDTVETILLNLTRGTGLPGLHGIAPKNGYLIRPLLCLQKDDIYDYVTSHQLIWREDSSNETTLYQRNKIRHEVIPILKQLNPNLEHTMQQTAAKISSAEIIVRDYIQGIREKALRSENGIAYLNIAALPETEALPLALFELLQPYNFTFEVTQMIISALQAESGKIFESATHTLAKDRGQLVITPKSIDTFGSYEIREGQTECVTPDLHLTLTSLSALPYKITPNKKVAALDVGLLQFPLKIRTWKEGDWFVPLGMNGKKKISDFLIDEKIPVNLKPNVKVLTSGNSIVWIIGYRLDNRFKVTAKTEQVIEVKISK; from the coding sequence ATGGTTCAGAAAGTTTTAGCCTTTGTGCAACAGCAGCAACTCTTTGCTCCCGACCAAAAAATTATAGCAGCGGTAAGCGGCGGTATAGATTCAGTGGTAATGTGCGATATCTTAGCAGAATTAAAAGTAAATTTTGCCATAGCGCATTGTAATTTTGGTTTGCGAGCCGAAGAATCGGAAACCGACGAACTTTTCGTTAAAAAATTAGCTAAAAAATACGATGTTCCTTTTTACAGCGAACAGTTTAACACCAAGGCTTTTGCGGCTCAGGAAAAAATCTCTACCCAAATGGCAGCCCGTACTTTACGGTATACCTGGTTCGAGAAACTACGCCAACAACATAACTACGACTTTATTGCAGTAGCCCATCACCAAAACGACACTGTTGAAACCATTTTACTTAATCTTACCCGGGGTACCGGTTTACCTGGTTTACACGGTATTGCTCCTAAAAATGGCTACTTAATTCGGCCCCTGCTTTGCTTGCAAAAAGATGATATTTACGATTATGTAACTTCCCATCAACTTATCTGGCGCGAAGATTCATCGAACGAAACCACCTTGTACCAACGCAATAAAATTCGACACGAGGTGATTCCGATTCTCAAGCAACTTAACCCAAATCTGGAACATACCATGCAACAAACCGCCGCTAAAATTAGCAGCGCAGAAATTATTGTGCGTGACTACATTCAGGGTATCAGAGAAAAAGCATTACGTTCAGAAAACGGAATAGCTTACTTAAATATTGCTGCTTTACCTGAAACCGAAGCATTGCCTCTGGCTTTATTTGAGCTTTTACAACCATATAACTTTACTTTTGAGGTAACTCAAATGATTATTTCGGCTTTACAGGCAGAATCCGGGAAAATTTTTGAATCGGCAACGCATACGCTAGCAAAAGATCGCGGCCAACTGGTAATTACTCCTAAAAGCATAGACACTTTTGGTAGTTACGAAATACGGGAAGGTCAAACGGAATGCGTAACTCCGGATCTACATCTAACGCTTACTTCCTTATCTGCCCTTCCTTACAAAATTACTCCGAACAAAAAAGTAGCTGCTCTGGATGTCGGGCTCTTACAATTCCCTTTAAAAATCCGCACCTGGAAAGAAGGCGACTGGTTTGTGCCTTTAGGGATGAATGGCAAAAAGAAAATTAGTGACTTTTTAATTGACGAAAAAATACCCGTAAATCTGAAGCCTAACGTAAAAGTGCTTACCTCCGGCAATTCCATAGTGTGGATTATTGGTTATCGGCTCGACAACCGGTTTAAAGTAACTGCCAAAACAGAGCAAGTAATAGAGGTTAAAATAAGCAAATAA
- the mdh gene encoding malate dehydrogenase: MKVTVVGAGNVGATCADVLAYREIANEVVLVDIKEGFAEGKALDIWQKSPINLYDTRTVGVTNDYSRTADSDIVVITSGLPRKPGMTRDDLISTNAGIVQSVTENVIQHSPNAIIIVVSNPLDVMTYAAHLTAKLPRTKVMGMAGILDTARYRAFLAEALNVSPKDIQAVLLGGHGDTMVPLPRYTTVGGIPVTELIDEATLNAIIERTKNGGGELVKLMGTSAWYAPGSAAAQMVEAIARDQKRIFPVCIKLEGEYGISGTYLGVPVVLGKNGVEKVIELQLNDEEMTLLRNSEKHVREVMEVLDSMTASKS; encoded by the coding sequence ATGAAAGTAACTGTTGTAGGAGCCGGAAATGTGGGTGCTACCTGTGCCGATGTGCTGGCTTACCGCGAAATTGCCAATGAAGTAGTGTTAGTGGATATTAAAGAAGGTTTTGCCGAAGGGAAAGCCTTGGATATTTGGCAAAAATCACCCATAAACTTGTACGATACCCGTACGGTAGGTGTCACCAATGATTATTCCCGCACCGCCGATTCAGATATTGTGGTTATTACTTCCGGCTTGCCCCGCAAACCCGGTATGACCCGCGACGACCTGATTTCGACCAATGCCGGTATTGTACAATCAGTTACCGAAAATGTAATTCAGCACTCTCCCAATGCTATTATTATTGTGGTATCTAACCCATTAGACGTAATGACTTATGCGGCGCATTTAACCGCTAAGTTGCCTCGCACCAAAGTTATGGGAATGGCCGGTATTTTAGATACTGCCCGTTATCGCGCTTTCCTGGCCGAAGCTTTAAATGTTTCTCCTAAAGATATTCAGGCAGTATTATTAGGTGGCCACGGCGATACCATGGTTCCGCTACCGCGCTATACTACCGTTGGCGGCATTCCGGTAACCGAGTTAATTGATGAAGCCACTTTAAACGCTATTATCGAACGGACAAAAAATGGAGGTGGAGAACTGGTAAAACTAATGGGTACCTCGGCCTGGTATGCCCCAGGCTCAGCTGCAGCGCAAATGGTTGAAGCTATTGCCCGCGATCAGAAACGTATTTTCCCGGTTTGTATTAAGCTGGAAGGGGAATATGGTATTAGTGGCACTTACCTGGGAGTACCGGTAGTATTAGGTAAAAACGGCGTCGAAAAAGTAATTGAACTGCAACTGAACGACGAAGAAATGACGCTCCTGCGTAACTCTGAAAAGCACGTACGCGAAGTAATGGAAGTACTGGACAGCATGACAGCTTCTAAATCATAA
- a CDS encoding response regulator, with translation MTQTVINSVLLIDDDAISNFLNTRLLKEMHVAQNIKVTLNGEEALRYLQQEKAADNPFPELILLDINMPVMNGFEFLEAFREVADENNHSVIIILTTSTNTRDFEQLQRYEEVEVYLSKPLTDENLQYIIDKHFPQDSDS, from the coding sequence ATGACCCAGACAGTAATTAACTCTGTTTTGCTGATAGATGATGACGCTATAAGTAATTTCTTAAACACTCGCTTGTTAAAGGAAATGCACGTTGCTCAAAACATCAAAGTAACTTTAAATGGCGAAGAAGCTTTACGGTATTTGCAGCAAGAAAAAGCTGCAGATAATCCTTTCCCGGAGTTAATACTTTTAGATATAAATATGCCGGTAATGAACGGCTTTGAATTTTTAGAGGCCTTCCGGGAAGTTGCGGATGAGAACAATCATTCTGTTATTATAATTTTAACTACTTCTACCAACACCCGCGACTTTGAACAACTGCAACGTTACGAAGAAGTAGAAGTGTATTTAAGTAAACCTTTAACCGACGAGAATTTACAATACATTATAGATAAGCACTTTCCTCAGGACTCAGATTCTTAA
- a CDS encoding glucosamine-6-phosphate deaminase, which translates to MEIKVLENPIELGKSAGKAAAELIRKTIADKGYANVILATGTSQFETLNQLIAEKDINWSKVTMFHLDEYIGLPITAKASFRKYLKERFLDKVPELKAAYLVDGENDPEAECERLGNAIHSHPIEVALVGVGENGHLAFNDPPADFDTEQPYIIVELDEQCRRQQFNEGWFDTLEDVPNKAISMSVRQIMKSKHIICSVPDSRKAAAVRNCLEEAVDNQYPASILQQHPNCSYYLDEASASLLSANVQENLKT; encoded by the coding sequence ATGGAGATTAAAGTATTAGAAAATCCAATTGAACTGGGCAAATCAGCAGGCAAGGCTGCAGCTGAATTAATTCGGAAAACTATAGCTGACAAAGGCTACGCTAATGTAATTTTAGCCACCGGCACGAGCCAATTTGAAACCCTAAACCAGCTTATTGCTGAAAAGGATATTAATTGGAGTAAAGTTACTATGTTCCATTTAGATGAATATATCGGCTTACCCATTACGGCCAAAGCTAGTTTTCGGAAATATCTAAAAGAACGTTTCCTGGACAAGGTTCCGGAGCTAAAAGCAGCTTATCTGGTTGACGGAGAAAATGATCCTGAAGCAGAATGTGAACGTTTGGGCAATGCAATTCATTCGCATCCAATTGAAGTAGCTTTGGTTGGAGTAGGAGAGAATGGCCATTTAGCCTTTAATGATCCTCCCGCTGATTTTGATACGGAGCAACCCTATATTATAGTGGAATTAGATGAGCAATGTCGGCGACAGCAATTTAATGAGGGATGGTTTGATACTTTGGAAGATGTGCCCAATAAAGCTATAAGTATGTCGGTAAGGCAAATTATGAAATCAAAACATATTATCTGCTCGGTACCTGATAGCCGCAAAGCAGCTGCCGTACGCAATTGTCTAGAAGAAGCTGTTGACAATCAGTACCCAGCCAGTATTTTGCAACAACATCCTAACTGCAGCTATTATTTAGACGAAGCTTCCGCTTCCTTGCTATCAGCAAATGTTCAGGAAAATCTAAAAACGTGA
- a CDS encoding DNA-directed RNA polymerase subunit omega, protein MAVPASIITRNMADFAQDTGNVYESVAIISKRANQISVKIKEELNSKLAEFATTVDNLEEIFENREQIEISKYYERMPKPTNLAIEEFLEGKVFFRRPDIEEETSGL, encoded by the coding sequence ATGGCAGTACCTGCATCTATTATTACCCGTAACATGGCCGATTTTGCTCAGGATACGGGCAATGTTTACGAATCTGTAGCTATTATTTCAAAAAGAGCGAATCAGATTTCGGTTAAAATCAAAGAAGAATTAAATTCTAAACTAGCCGAATTTGCGACCACGGTAGACAACCTGGAGGAAATTTTCGAAAACCGCGAGCAAATAGAAATTTCTAAGTATTACGAGCGCATGCCAAAACCAACTAACCTGGCCATTGAAGAATTCCTGGAAGGTAAAGTGTTTTTCCGTCGCCCGGATATAGAAGAAGAAACCTCTGGTTTATAA
- a CDS encoding OstA-like protein yields the protein MKHTKIFYSLIFLLLSSLSVYAQQEQIQLVGAGSLQGGVKNGVRFNRLIQNVHLKQKETDLYCDSAHLYRETNTVEVFSNVRVTQGTLVITSNTAVYDGNKRNATFKGNVNLRDDKMTLTTPSLFYDMVAKTSRYTEGGTILEESNTLTSQLGYYNTITKLLAFKGNVHLISPDADITSDTLQYNTQSKLVFFVAPTQIKNEDGLLTAKGGTYNTVTKESVFRGSRVETPDYLVDADYSVYDRAAQYLYASGKVKLTSKDPDNKTIITGQVLQSWKTIGKTKVYGSPVMRSLVSEDTLYVSSDTLIAINHDKVAKQKDPKLKDFIYAFYDVRIYKSDLQGKCDSLTYSVNDSIMYLDRNPIVWSEKSQLVADSMEMFIRNKALDHMYLYNNSFIISEDTLQNFNQVKGRNMEAFFKEGQLAKVNVNGNGESIYFALEGDTAVTGMNRSISSDLILRFREGKVNTVSLLTNPEASFIPPHELKEPDKRLKGFSWRIEEQPTKEIVLTKRTPKQATPKPEKASVQKTEPTRKKSLFKKNKKPNVQ from the coding sequence ATGAAACACACAAAGATATTTTATTCTCTTATCTTTCTTTTATTAAGTTCCTTGTCCGTGTACGCGCAGCAGGAACAAATTCAGTTAGTGGGTGCCGGTTCTTTACAAGGAGGAGTTAAAAACGGGGTTCGGTTTAACCGGTTAATTCAGAATGTACATTTAAAGCAAAAAGAAACGGATTTATACTGCGATTCGGCCCACTTATACCGCGAAACCAATACCGTAGAAGTTTTTAGCAACGTTCGGGTAACCCAAGGAACTTTAGTTATAACCAGTAACACGGCCGTGTATGATGGCAATAAACGAAATGCCACTTTTAAAGGTAATGTAAACCTGCGCGACGATAAAATGACCTTAACCACTCCCTCGTTGTTTTACGACATGGTGGCAAAAACCTCGCGCTACACCGAAGGCGGAACCATTTTAGAAGAAAGTAATACTCTTACCAGTCAGTTGGGCTATTATAATACCATTACTAAATTATTGGCTTTTAAAGGAAATGTGCACTTAATTAGCCCGGATGCGGATATAACTTCCGATACCCTGCAGTATAATACCCAAAGTAAGCTGGTATTTTTTGTGGCGCCTACTCAAATTAAAAACGAAGATGGCTTGTTAACGGCCAAAGGCGGCACGTACAATACGGTTACCAAAGAATCCGTCTTTCGGGGCTCGCGGGTAGAAACCCCAGATTACCTCGTTGATGCCGATTATTCGGTGTATGATCGGGCGGCACAATATTTATACGCCAGCGGCAAGGTTAAATTAACTTCGAAAGATCCGGATAATAAAACCATTATCACAGGCCAGGTTTTGCAAAGCTGGAAAACAATTGGCAAAACCAAAGTATACGGGAGTCCGGTAATGCGGTCGTTGGTTTCGGAAGATACTTTGTATGTTTCCAGCGATACATTAATTGCTATTAACCACGATAAGGTAGCGAAGCAAAAAGATCCGAAGCTGAAAGATTTCATTTATGCTTTTTACGATGTGCGGATCTATAAGTCGGACCTGCAGGGAAAATGTGATTCACTTACGTATAGCGTGAACGACTCTATTATGTACCTGGACCGGAACCCGATTGTGTGGAGTGAAAAAAGTCAGTTAGTGGCCGATAGTATGGAAATGTTTATCCGCAACAAAGCTTTAGACCACATGTATCTGTATAATAACTCGTTTATTATATCCGAAGATACCCTCCAAAACTTCAATCAGGTAAAGGGCCGGAACATGGAAGCTTTTTTTAAAGAAGGGCAATTGGCTAAAGTAAACGTAAATGGGAACGGCGAGAGTATTTACTTTGCTTTGGAAGGAGATACGGCTGTTACAGGCATGAACCGCAGCATTTCCAGCGATTTAATTTTACGATTTAGAGAAGGAAAAGTAAACACGGTATCTTTACTTACTAATCCGGAGGCTAGTTTTATACCGCCCCACGAACTAAAAGAGCCTGATAAACGCCTGAAAGGTTTTAGCTGGCGCATAGAAGAGCAGCCCACCAAAGAAATAGTTTTAACCAAAAGAACACCTAAACAGGCAACTCCTAAGCCGGAAAAAGCATCTGTTCAAAAAACGGAACCAACCCGTAAGAAATCGCTGTTTAAAAAGAACAAAAAGCCAAACGTACAGTAA
- a CDS encoding flavoprotein — MLRHKKIIIGVCGSIAAYKAALLTRLLVKAEVEVQIILTASASAFITPLTLATLSKRPVLTEFIKDATSGQWTNHVALGLWADALLVAPASANTIAKAANGLCDNLLTATYLSARCPVFWAPAMDLEMYAHPAVQGNFTKLRSYGNTIIEAGYGELASGLEGQGRLAEPEEILAVLQKHFEVSAIA, encoded by the coding sequence ATGCTGCGGCATAAAAAAATAATAATAGGCGTTTGTGGTAGTATTGCAGCTTATAAAGCGGCGCTACTCACGCGTTTACTGGTAAAAGCAGAAGTGGAAGTACAAATAATACTTACGGCTTCTGCTTCTGCTTTTATTACCCCTTTAACCTTGGCTACTCTCTCTAAACGCCCCGTGCTTACCGAGTTTATAAAAGACGCAACCAGTGGGCAATGGACTAACCACGTTGCGTTGGGTTTATGGGCCGATGCTTTGCTGGTAGCTCCGGCTAGTGCCAATACCATTGCCAAAGCAGCCAACGGGTTGTGTGATAATTTACTTACGGCAACTTATCTGTCGGCGCGTTGCCCCGTATTTTGGGCTCCGGCTATGGATTTAGAAATGTATGCGCACCCGGCGGTACAAGGAAATTTTACGAAGTTACGCTCTTACGGCAATACCATAATTGAAGCCGGTTATGGCGAATTAGCCAGTGGATTAGAAGGGCAGGGACGTTTGGCGGAGCCGGAAGAAATACTTGCAGTTCTTCAAAAACATTTTGAGGTTAGTGCCATTGCTTAA